In the genome of Vanacampus margaritifer isolate UIUO_Vmar chromosome 1, RoL_Vmar_1.0, whole genome shotgun sequence, one region contains:
- the LOC144054728 gene encoding 6-phosphofructo-2-kinase/fructose-2,6-bisphosphatase-like isoform X3 — translation MVGLPARGKTYISKKLTRYLNWIGVATKTFNVGQYRRQAVKTYENFEFFKPDNEEAMRIRKACAATALRDVATYFARDQGHVAVFDATNATRERRAIILGFAKERGYKVFFVESICDDPEIIAENVKQVKFGSPDYVDRSMEEAMADFLQRIECYKSSYMPIDDEKDRKLSYIKIFEVGKRYLVNLVRDHIQSRIVYYLMNIHVAPRSIYLSRHGESELNLLGRIGGDSSLSSRGYEYAAALKTFIQSQKIHELKVWTSHMKRTIQTAHTLGGSFEQWKALNEIDAGVCEELTYEEIQDLFPEEFALRDQDKFRYRYPKGESYEDLVHRLEPVIMELERQENVLVICHQAVMRCLLAYFLDKPADQLPYLKCPLHTVLKLTPIAYGCKVESFYLNIEAVNTHRDKPTNVDVDRNPEEALQTAPDHI, via the exons ATGGTGGGCCTGCCAGCCAGAGGGAAGACGTACATCTCCAAGAAGCTCACCCGCTACCTCAACTGGATCGGGGTTGCCACAAAAA CGTTCAACGTGGGCCAGTACCGCCGACAGGCCGTCAAGACCTACGAGAACTTTGAGTTCTTCAAACCGGACAACGAGGAGGCCATGAGGATCCGCAA GGCATGTGCGGCCACCGCTCTGAGAGATGTTGCAACTTATTTCGCCAGGGACCAAGGTCACGTGGCG GTTTTTGATGCTACCAACGCCACAAGGGAGAGAAGGGCCATCATCCTCGGCTTTGCCAAGGAGAGAGGCTACAAG GTTTTCTTTGTGGAGTCGATCTGTGACGACCCAGAAATAATCGCAGAGAATGTCAAG CAAGTGAAATTTGGGAGTCCAGACTACGTGGACCGCAGCATGGAGGAAGCCATGGCAGACTTTCTGCAGCGCATCGAGTGTTACAAGTCCAGCTACATGCCGATTGACGATGAGAAAGACAG GAAGCTCTCCTACATCAAGATCTTTGAAGTGGGTAAAAGATATCTGGTGAATCTGGTCCGGGATCACATCCAGAGCAGGATCGTCTACTACCTCATGAACATCCATGTTGCGCCGAGATCCATCTATCTGAGCCGCCATGGCGAGAGCGAACTCAATCTTCTTGGTCGCATCGGCGGAGACTCTTCTTTGTCCAGCAGGGGATATGAA TACGCTGCTGCTTTGAAGACTTTCATCCAGAGTCAGAAGATCCACGAGCTAAAGGTGTGGACGAGCCACATGAAGAGAACCATCCAAACCGCACACACGCTGGGGGGCTCGTTTGAGCAGTGGAAAGCTCTCAACGAGATAGACGCA GGTGTGTGTGAGGAGTTAACCTATGAGGAGATTCAGGATCTTTTCCCCGAAGAGTTTGCACTGAGGGACCAGGACAAGTTTCGGTACCGGTACCCAAAGGGTGAG TCTTACGAAGACCTGGTGCATCGCCTGGAACCCGTCATCATGGAGCTGGAGCGGCAGGAGAACGTTCTGGTCATCTGCCACCAAGCGGTCATGCGCTGCCTCTTGGCCTACTTCCTGGACAAACCAGCAG aCCAGCTGCCTTATCTGAAATGCCCTCTCCACACGGTGCTCAAACTCACGCCGATCGCTTACG GGTGCAAAGTTGAGTCGTTCTACCTGAACATTGAGGCGGTCAACACACACAGAGACAAGCCAACG AACGTGGATGTGGACAGGAACCCAGAAGAAGCGCTGCAGACGGCTCCTGATCACATTTGA
- the LOC144054728 gene encoding 6-phosphofructo-2-kinase/fructose-2,6-bisphosphatase-like isoform X2, with protein sequence MELSQLEDGVRRRCDSTASVPQLCNSPTLIVMVGLPARGKTYISKKLTRYLNWIGVATKTFNVGQYRRQAVKTYENFEFFKPDNEEAMRIRKACAATALRDVATYFARDQGHVAVFDATNATRERRAIILGFAKERGYKVFFVESICDDPEIIAENVKQVKFGSPDYVDRSMEEAMADFLQRIECYKSSYMPIDDEKDRKLSYIKIFEVGKRYLVNLVRDHIQSRIVYYLMNIHVAPRSIYLSRHGESELNLLGRIGGDSSLSSRGYEYAAALKTFIQSQKIHELKVWTSHMKRTIQTAHTLGGSFEQWKALNEIDAGVCEELTYEEIQDLFPEEFALRDQDKFRYRYPKGESYEDLVHRLEPVIMELERQENVLVICHQAVMRCLLAYFLDKPADQLPYLKCPLHTVLKLTPIAYGCKVESFYLNIEAVNTHRDKPTNVDVDRNPEEALQTAPDHI encoded by the exons catcAGTGCCGCAGCTCTGCAACTCTCCGACGCTCATCGTCATGGTGGGCCTGCCAGCCAGAGGGAAGACGTACATCTCCAAGAAGCTCACCCGCTACCTCAACTGGATCGGGGTTGCCACAAAAA CGTTCAACGTGGGCCAGTACCGCCGACAGGCCGTCAAGACCTACGAGAACTTTGAGTTCTTCAAACCGGACAACGAGGAGGCCATGAGGATCCGCAA GGCATGTGCGGCCACCGCTCTGAGAGATGTTGCAACTTATTTCGCCAGGGACCAAGGTCACGTGGCG GTTTTTGATGCTACCAACGCCACAAGGGAGAGAAGGGCCATCATCCTCGGCTTTGCCAAGGAGAGAGGCTACAAG GTTTTCTTTGTGGAGTCGATCTGTGACGACCCAGAAATAATCGCAGAGAATGTCAAG CAAGTGAAATTTGGGAGTCCAGACTACGTGGACCGCAGCATGGAGGAAGCCATGGCAGACTTTCTGCAGCGCATCGAGTGTTACAAGTCCAGCTACATGCCGATTGACGATGAGAAAGACAG GAAGCTCTCCTACATCAAGATCTTTGAAGTGGGTAAAAGATATCTGGTGAATCTGGTCCGGGATCACATCCAGAGCAGGATCGTCTACTACCTCATGAACATCCATGTTGCGCCGAGATCCATCTATCTGAGCCGCCATGGCGAGAGCGAACTCAATCTTCTTGGTCGCATCGGCGGAGACTCTTCTTTGTCCAGCAGGGGATATGAA TACGCTGCTGCTTTGAAGACTTTCATCCAGAGTCAGAAGATCCACGAGCTAAAGGTGTGGACGAGCCACATGAAGAGAACCATCCAAACCGCACACACGCTGGGGGGCTCGTTTGAGCAGTGGAAAGCTCTCAACGAGATAGACGCA GGTGTGTGTGAGGAGTTAACCTATGAGGAGATTCAGGATCTTTTCCCCGAAGAGTTTGCACTGAGGGACCAGGACAAGTTTCGGTACCGGTACCCAAAGGGTGAG TCTTACGAAGACCTGGTGCATCGCCTGGAACCCGTCATCATGGAGCTGGAGCGGCAGGAGAACGTTCTGGTCATCTGCCACCAAGCGGTCATGCGCTGCCTCTTGGCCTACTTCCTGGACAAACCAGCAG aCCAGCTGCCTTATCTGAAATGCCCTCTCCACACGGTGCTCAAACTCACGCCGATCGCTTACG GGTGCAAAGTTGAGTCGTTCTACCTGAACATTGAGGCGGTCAACACACACAGAGACAAGCCAACG AACGTGGATGTGGACAGGAACCCAGAAGAAGCGCTGCAGACGGCTCCTGATCACATTTGA
- the LOC144054728 gene encoding 6-phosphofructo-2-kinase/fructose-2,6-bisphosphatase-like isoform X1: protein MHACMCMRMCVNGPVFVFFSCPEETPEESSPQRKNCRPHEIVSFCFRFVASVPQLCNSPTLIVMVGLPARGKTYISKKLTRYLNWIGVATKTFNVGQYRRQAVKTYENFEFFKPDNEEAMRIRKACAATALRDVATYFARDQGHVAVFDATNATRERRAIILGFAKERGYKVFFVESICDDPEIIAENVKQVKFGSPDYVDRSMEEAMADFLQRIECYKSSYMPIDDEKDRKLSYIKIFEVGKRYLVNLVRDHIQSRIVYYLMNIHVAPRSIYLSRHGESELNLLGRIGGDSSLSSRGYEYAAALKTFIQSQKIHELKVWTSHMKRTIQTAHTLGGSFEQWKALNEIDAGVCEELTYEEIQDLFPEEFALRDQDKFRYRYPKGESYEDLVHRLEPVIMELERQENVLVICHQAVMRCLLAYFLDKPADQLPYLKCPLHTVLKLTPIAYGCKVESFYLNIEAVNTHRDKPTNVDVDRNPEEALQTAPDHI, encoded by the exons atgcatgcatgcatgtgtatGCGTATGTGCGTTAACGgtcctgtttttgtgtttttttcctgtccAGAAGAGACCCCCGAAGAGTCTAGCCCTCAAAGAAAAAACTGTAGACCACATGAAATCGTGtctttctgtttccgttttgtagcatcAGTGCCGCAGCTCTGCAACTCTCCGACGCTCATCGTCATGGTGGGCCTGCCAGCCAGAGGGAAGACGTACATCTCCAAGAAGCTCACCCGCTACCTCAACTGGATCGGGGTTGCCACAAAAA CGTTCAACGTGGGCCAGTACCGCCGACAGGCCGTCAAGACCTACGAGAACTTTGAGTTCTTCAAACCGGACAACGAGGAGGCCATGAGGATCCGCAA GGCATGTGCGGCCACCGCTCTGAGAGATGTTGCAACTTATTTCGCCAGGGACCAAGGTCACGTGGCG GTTTTTGATGCTACCAACGCCACAAGGGAGAGAAGGGCCATCATCCTCGGCTTTGCCAAGGAGAGAGGCTACAAG GTTTTCTTTGTGGAGTCGATCTGTGACGACCCAGAAATAATCGCAGAGAATGTCAAG CAAGTGAAATTTGGGAGTCCAGACTACGTGGACCGCAGCATGGAGGAAGCCATGGCAGACTTTCTGCAGCGCATCGAGTGTTACAAGTCCAGCTACATGCCGATTGACGATGAGAAAGACAG GAAGCTCTCCTACATCAAGATCTTTGAAGTGGGTAAAAGATATCTGGTGAATCTGGTCCGGGATCACATCCAGAGCAGGATCGTCTACTACCTCATGAACATCCATGTTGCGCCGAGATCCATCTATCTGAGCCGCCATGGCGAGAGCGAACTCAATCTTCTTGGTCGCATCGGCGGAGACTCTTCTTTGTCCAGCAGGGGATATGAA TACGCTGCTGCTTTGAAGACTTTCATCCAGAGTCAGAAGATCCACGAGCTAAAGGTGTGGACGAGCCACATGAAGAGAACCATCCAAACCGCACACACGCTGGGGGGCTCGTTTGAGCAGTGGAAAGCTCTCAACGAGATAGACGCA GGTGTGTGTGAGGAGTTAACCTATGAGGAGATTCAGGATCTTTTCCCCGAAGAGTTTGCACTGAGGGACCAGGACAAGTTTCGGTACCGGTACCCAAAGGGTGAG TCTTACGAAGACCTGGTGCATCGCCTGGAACCCGTCATCATGGAGCTGGAGCGGCAGGAGAACGTTCTGGTCATCTGCCACCAAGCGGTCATGCGCTGCCTCTTGGCCTACTTCCTGGACAAACCAGCAG aCCAGCTGCCTTATCTGAAATGCCCTCTCCACACGGTGCTCAAACTCACGCCGATCGCTTACG GGTGCAAAGTTGAGTCGTTCTACCTGAACATTGAGGCGGTCAACACACACAGAGACAAGCCAACG AACGTGGATGTGGACAGGAACCCAGAAGAAGCGCTGCAGACGGCTCCTGATCACATTTGA